The proteins below come from a single Staphylococcus sp. MI 10-1553 genomic window:
- a CDS encoding SA1362 family protein, with protein MTTFQKIIFGAILIVALIGLIFNLDVVLFSIFRSIITVAIIVGIIYLVYFFFFLTPDQRDYKKRVWKNKFKGRR; from the coding sequence ATGACAACTTTCCAAAAAATTATATTCGGTGCGATACTCATCGTCGCATTGATCGGATTAATTTTTAATTTAGATGTAGTACTTTTTAGTATTTTTAGATCAATCATTACAGTAGCCATTATTGTCGGCATCATCTATTTAGTCTATTTCTTTTTCTTTTTGACGCCAGATCAACGGGATTATAAAAAGCGTGTTTGGAAAAACAAATTCAAAGGACGTCGATAA
- the efp gene encoding elongation factor P, with protein sequence MISVNDFKTGLTISVDNGIWKVIEFQHVKPGKGSAFVRSKLRNLRTGAIQEKTFRAGEKVEPAMIENRRMQYLYADGDNHVFMDNETFEQTELSTDYLEYELKFLKANMDVHIQTYQGETIGVELPKTVELEVTETEPGIKGDTATGATKSATVETGYTLNVPLFVNEGDVLVINTTDGSYVSRG encoded by the coding sequence ATGATTTCTGTAAATGATTTTAAAACAGGCTTAACGATTTCTGTCGATAACGGAATCTGGAAAGTAATTGAATTCCAACATGTTAAACCTGGTAAAGGATCTGCATTTGTTAGATCAAAATTACGTAATTTAAGAACAGGTGCAATTCAAGAAAAAACTTTCCGTGCAGGCGAAAAAGTTGAACCAGCGATGATTGAAAACCGCCGTATGCAATACTTGTATGCTGATGGTGATAATCACGTATTCATGGACAACGAAACTTTCGAACAAACAGAACTAAGCACAGATTACTTAGAATACGAATTGAAGTTTTTAAAAGCAAACATGGATGTACATATCCAAACGTACCAAGGTGAAACAATCGGTGTGGAATTGCCAAAAACTGTTGAACTTGAAGTTACTGAAACTGAACCTGGTATTAAAGGGGATACAGCGACAGGTGCAACAAAATCAGCAACGGTTGAAACAGGTTACACATTGAATGTGCCATTGTTTGTTAATGAAGGCGATGTGTTAGTGATTAACACAACAGATGGTAGCTACGTTTCACGTGGTTAA
- a CDS encoding lipoate--protein ligase family protein gives MTETWHFINTGSHDPYYNMALDEALLNFVSRGEIDPVVRFYTWNPPTLSIGYFQRLSKEIDIEKVKEKGYGLVRRQTGGRGVLHDKELTYSVIVPEVHPDMPQTVTEAYRVISGGLLEGFKSLGFDAHFAVPRSKEEREKLKQPRSSVCFDAPSWYELVVEGKKIAGSAQTRQKGVILQHGSILQDVDIDDLFDMFIFKNDRLKAKMKEAFVEKAVAINDLSDETVTLEQMEVAFKEGFKKALDIEFKPLELTTAQLEEVKALEEKYCSEAFLYRK, from the coding sequence ATGACAGAAACTTGGCATTTTATTAATACAGGAAGCCATGATCCATACTACAATATGGCATTAGATGAGGCTTTATTAAATTTTGTATCAAGAGGAGAGATTGATCCGGTCGTTCGATTTTATACTTGGAACCCACCGACGTTATCGATTGGCTATTTCCAACGACTCTCCAAAGAAATTGATATCGAAAAGGTTAAAGAAAAGGGCTACGGTTTAGTGAGACGCCAAACAGGGGGCCGTGGTGTTTTACATGATAAAGAATTAACTTATAGTGTGATTGTACCAGAAGTGCATCCAGATATGCCTCAAACAGTCACTGAAGCGTATCGTGTAATTTCAGGAGGTTTACTAGAAGGCTTTAAATCATTAGGCTTTGATGCACATTTCGCGGTACCACGATCCAAAGAAGAGCGAGAGAAACTGAAACAACCGAGAAGTTCGGTTTGTTTTGATGCACCGAGTTGGTATGAGCTTGTTGTAGAAGGTAAGAAAATTGCAGGAAGTGCTCAAACGAGACAAAAGGGCGTTATCTTACAACATGGTTCAATTCTTCAAGATGTGGATATTGATGACTTGTTCGACATGTTTATTTTCAAAAATGATAGATTGAAAGCAAAAATGAAAGAAGCCTTTGTCGAAAAAGCAGTGGCCATTAACGATTTATCGGATGAAACAGTAACGTTAGAACAAATGGAAGTTGCGTTTAAAGAAGGTTTCAAAAAAGCACTCGATATTGAATTTAAACCGTTAGAATTAACAACAGCCCAACTTGAAGAAGTGAAAGCGTTAGAAGAAAAATATTGTTCAGAAGCATTTTTATATCGAAAATAA
- a CDS encoding rhodanese-like domain-containing protein: protein MTLIVLIVLALVIIWMVTNFIINKRSVTELNQEEFQEGIRKAQVIDLREKADYDYGHIIGARNIPMTMFRQRHQGLRKDQPIYLVDANGIASYRAARTLKKKGYTNLYMLKGGYKKWTGKIKSKK from the coding sequence ATGACATTAATCGTTTTAATTGTGTTAGCATTGGTCATCATTTGGATGGTAACGAACTTTATCATTAATAAAAGATCAGTAACAGAATTAAACCAAGAAGAATTTCAAGAAGGTATTAGAAAAGCACAAGTGATCGATCTTAGAGAAAAGGCAGACTATGATTATGGTCATATTATTGGTGCACGAAATATCCCTATGACAATGTTTCGTCAACGACACCAAGGATTAAGAAAAGATCAACCCATCTATCTAGTTGATGCAAATGGTATCGCGAGTTATCGAGCTGCACGTACACTTAAGAAAAAAGGTTATACGAACTTGTATATGTTAAAAGGCGGCTACAAAAAATGGACGGGTAAAATTAAGTCTAAAAAATAG
- a CDS encoding M24 family metallopeptidase gives MKIRLQKIRTLLQDKHLDGLAVLSDFNRRYLSGFTGTSGALIITQDKALLITDFRYTDQAQQQATEFEIILQKDDLFSTLTEQFKTLNLQNIGFEGHLVAYDSFLKLNQGRHDLISIGQAIETIRQTKDEDEIKAIQKAAQIVDEAYEYILTVVKPGMTEKEVKAHLESKMLHLGADDTSFDTIVASGVRGAMPHGVASDKVIQSGEMVTLDFGAYYNGYCSDITRTFAVGQPSEEMVEIYNIVLKSQEAAIAAIRPGMTGKEMDSIARDIITEAGYGKHFGHSLGHGIGLDIHELPGLSQKSDVVLEKNHCVTIEPGIYVEGLGGVRIEDDILITENGGECFTNCTKDLIILEEE, from the coding sequence ATGAAAATTAGACTTCAAAAGATAAGAACCTTATTACAAGACAAACATCTCGATGGTTTAGCTGTGTTATCTGACTTTAATCGCCGCTATTTATCAGGGTTTACAGGTACGAGTGGCGCACTGATCATTACACAAGACAAAGCACTACTCATTACAGACTTCCGATATACTGATCAAGCACAACAACAAGCCACAGAGTTTGAGATCATTTTACAAAAAGATGATTTGTTCTCCACTTTAACAGAACAATTTAAAACATTAAATTTACAAAATATTGGTTTTGAAGGCCATCTCGTCGCTTATGATTCATTTTTAAAATTAAACCAAGGACGTCACGATCTCATTTCTATTGGTCAAGCCATTGAAACGATTCGTCAAACGAAAGATGAAGATGAAATTAAAGCGATTCAAAAAGCTGCACAAATTGTGGATGAGGCATATGAATATATTCTCACTGTCGTTAAGCCTGGTATGACCGAAAAAGAAGTCAAAGCGCATTTAGAAAGTAAAATGTTGCATTTAGGTGCAGACGACACTTCATTTGATACTATCGTTGCTTCAGGTGTACGAGGTGCGATGCCACATGGTGTAGCTTCTGATAAAGTCATTCAGTCAGGAGAAATGGTAACGTTAGATTTTGGTGCGTACTATAACGGCTATTGTTCAGATATCACACGTACTTTTGCTGTCGGTCAACCTTCTGAAGAAATGGTTGAAATCTACAATATCGTGTTAAAGAGTCAAGAAGCCGCCATTGCTGCGATTCGTCCAGGAATGACAGGCAAAGAAATGGACAGTATTGCACGTGATATCATTACAGAAGCTGGATACGGAAAACACTTCGGTCATTCGTTAGGTCACGGTATCGGCTTAGACATTCATGAACTTCCTGGTCTCTCTCAAAAATCAGATGTCGTCTTAGAAAAAAATCATTGTGTGACGATTGAACCGGGTATTTATGTAGAAGGACTAGGCGGCGTTCGGATAGAAGATGACATTTTAATTACAGAAAATGGCGGCGAATGCTTTACTAATTGCACAAAAGACCTTATTATTTTAGAAGAAGAGTGA
- the accB gene encoding acetyl-CoA carboxylase biotin carboxyl carrier protein, translating into MNFKEIKELIDILDNSNLTEISIEDKGTTINLKKEKEIVTQQMVAPTVAAEPVQASATSVDTPSTEADASLKTITAPMVGTFYKSPSPEESAYVQVGDQVTPDTTVCILEAMKLFNEIQAEVTGEIVEILVEDGQMVEYGQALFKVK; encoded by the coding sequence ATGAATTTTAAAGAGATTAAAGAATTAATTGATATTCTAGACAATTCTAACCTCACTGAAATCAGTATTGAAGATAAAGGTACGACAATCAACTTAAAAAAAGAAAAAGAAATTGTAACACAACAAATGGTTGCACCAACTGTAGCGGCTGAACCGGTCCAAGCAAGCGCTACATCAGTAGACACACCGTCAACAGAGGCTGATGCGTCACTTAAAACGATTACAGCGCCTATGGTAGGAACATTCTATAAATCACCGTCTCCTGAAGAGAGCGCTTATGTTCAAGTAGGAGATCAAGTCACACCTGATACAACAGTTTGTATTTTAGAAGCCATGAAATTATTTAATGAAATTCAAGCTGAAGTGACTGGTGAAATTGTTGAAATTTTAGTTGAAG